The following are encoded together in the Paludisphaera mucosa genome:
- the secD gene encoding protein translocase subunit SecD, whose translation MKNMLNWKSALIVGSTLLGLIAMYPPEKKLKLGIDLSGGTILVYEVAKESQAAPNFNMNELIAALKQRADPQGVKETPIRNIGNNRLEIILPKAGPEEVEEIKSMLTDVGSLEFRILANRKHDSEAIARAMGPGGLAKPPARYKWARLGEISTGVDPQFTDVTITDPKQHWKRDLYAGVDVLLTGKDAGGAEKRLAIPVKTNTADTLTLTEPHNLKSIASYEVSYNPSGIRAGNPASPLPGDPIIREEKVADGRTEVYILCVQDRQDVTGVYLSRAYQQTDEKLQPAVGFQFNRMGARRFGQLTREHLPEEGDAFRYQLAILLDNLVMSAPSINSEIRDSGIIEGGGQGFKLKEVQHLINILQAGSLPASLNPVPLQEENVGPTLGEDSIAKGWQAIWVSMLVVPIFMIFYYRFAGVVAVVALVVNMILLVGSMAFIQATFSLPGLAGLALTIGMAVDANVLVFERMREEKERGAGLAQQIRNGFNRAWVTIFDSHVTNLLAAIVLYAVGTEEVKGFALTMILGMLWNLFTAVFMSRFIFETAYAQGWLRELRFRKLWDKTNIDFVGPRYYCMAASLVLILLGLGAFFARGRTMYNIDFTGGTLVTIRLNEADTTVRSLTDSQRTEFVREKAGVLPDVTIESLRVSQNQKDRAARFNIRTTDLDPKRVQEAIIAAFGPSLAKIDMTVGAERPIPGTPAPAAPAAAKAAPTTIAARFAGGREYDLAFNTTAFNSPQPPAQVVSSEFARVLAAAGIATPNSRFEITPAGSADKPAAEGTRLLLKTDLEPDVAKAQLEALKTSLANNRDMLFERIANFGSTVASETRTLALIATVASWIIIIVYLWWRFHSFTYGLAAVLAVVHDVLITLGAIAVSYWLALVPGLNTLLMIDQFKIDLPIVAAFLTLIGFSVNDTIVIFDRIREIKGKTPHLTPKLVNDAINQTLSRTVLTSLTAWLVVLVLYVLGGEGLHGFAFALVVGFLSGTYSTVYIATPILIDWIGHEGDHLDASIKPGDKLKGVASR comes from the coding sequence ATGAAGAACATGCTGAACTGGAAGAGCGCCTTGATCGTGGGGTCGACCCTTTTGGGCCTGATCGCCATGTATCCCCCCGAGAAGAAGTTGAAGCTGGGCATCGACCTCTCCGGGGGGACGATCCTCGTCTACGAGGTCGCCAAGGAGAGCCAGGCGGCCCCCAACTTCAACATGAACGAGCTGATCGCCGCGCTCAAGCAGCGGGCCGACCCTCAGGGGGTGAAAGAGACGCCGATCCGCAACATCGGCAACAACCGGCTCGAGATCATCCTGCCCAAGGCGGGTCCGGAGGAGGTCGAGGAGATCAAGAGCATGCTGACGGACGTCGGCTCGCTCGAGTTCCGGATCCTCGCCAACCGCAAGCACGACTCCGAGGCGATCGCCCGCGCCATGGGCCCCGGCGGCCTGGCCAAGCCCCCCGCGCGGTACAAGTGGGCGCGGCTGGGCGAGATCTCCACCGGCGTCGACCCCCAGTTCACCGACGTCACGATCACCGACCCCAAGCAGCACTGGAAGCGCGACCTCTACGCCGGCGTGGACGTCCTGCTGACCGGCAAGGACGCGGGCGGCGCCGAGAAGCGGCTGGCGATCCCGGTCAAGACCAACACGGCCGACACCCTGACCCTGACCGAGCCCCACAACCTCAAGTCGATCGCCTCGTACGAGGTCTCGTACAACCCCAGCGGCATCCGCGCCGGCAACCCGGCGAGCCCGCTCCCCGGCGACCCGATCATCCGCGAGGAGAAGGTCGCCGACGGCCGCACCGAGGTCTACATCCTCTGCGTGCAGGACCGCCAGGACGTCACCGGCGTCTACCTGTCGCGCGCCTACCAGCAGACCGACGAGAAGCTCCAGCCGGCCGTCGGCTTCCAGTTCAACCGCATGGGGGCCCGCCGCTTCGGCCAGCTCACCCGCGAGCACCTGCCCGAGGAGGGCGACGCCTTCCGGTATCAGCTGGCGATCCTGCTGGACAACCTGGTGATGTCGGCCCCGTCGATCAACTCCGAGATCCGCGACTCGGGCATCATCGAGGGCGGCGGCCAGGGCTTCAAGCTCAAGGAGGTCCAGCACCTCATCAACATCCTCCAGGCCGGCAGCCTGCCGGCGAGCCTCAACCCGGTGCCGCTCCAGGAGGAGAACGTCGGCCCGACCCTGGGCGAGGACTCGATCGCCAAGGGCTGGCAGGCCATCTGGGTCTCGATGCTCGTCGTGCCGATCTTCATGATCTTCTACTACCGCTTCGCCGGCGTGGTGGCGGTCGTCGCGCTGGTGGTCAACATGATCCTGCTGGTGGGCTCGATGGCCTTCATCCAGGCCACGTTCTCGCTGCCCGGCCTGGCCGGCCTGGCGCTGACGATCGGCATGGCGGTCGACGCCAACGTGCTGGTGTTCGAGCGCATGCGCGAGGAGAAGGAGCGGGGCGCGGGCCTGGCCCAGCAGATCCGCAACGGCTTCAACCGGGCCTGGGTGACGATCTTCGACTCCCACGTCACCAACCTGCTGGCCGCGATCGTGCTCTACGCCGTCGGCACCGAGGAAGTGAAGGGCTTCGCCCTGACGATGATCCTGGGCATGCTCTGGAACCTGTTCACCGCCGTCTTCATGTCGCGGTTCATCTTCGAGACGGCCTACGCCCAGGGCTGGCTCCGCGAGCTGCGGTTCCGCAAGCTCTGGGACAAGACGAACATCGACTTCGTCGGCCCCCGCTACTACTGCATGGCGGCGTCGCTGGTCTTGATCCTGCTGGGCCTGGGGGCGTTCTTCGCCCGCGGCCGGACGATGTACAACATCGACTTCACCGGCGGCACCCTGGTGACCATCCGGCTCAACGAGGCCGACACGACGGTCCGCAGCCTGACCGACAGCCAGCGCACCGAGTTCGTCCGCGAGAAGGCCGGCGTGCTCCCCGACGTGACCATCGAGAGCCTCCGCGTCTCCCAGAACCAGAAGGATCGGGCGGCCCGGTTCAACATCCGGACCACCGACCTCGACCCCAAGCGGGTGCAGGAGGCGATCATCGCCGCGTTCGGCCCGTCGCTCGCCAAGATCGACATGACCGTCGGGGCCGAGAGGCCGATCCCCGGGACCCCCGCGCCGGCCGCCCCCGCCGCCGCCAAGGCCGCCCCGACGACGATCGCCGCCCGGTTCGCCGGCGGGCGGGAGTACGACCTGGCGTTCAACACGACGGCGTTCAACAGCCCCCAGCCGCCGGCCCAGGTGGTCTCGTCCGAGTTCGCCCGGGTGCTCGCCGCCGCCGGCATCGCCACCCCGAACTCGCGGTTCGAGATCACGCCCGCCGGCTCGGCCGACAAGCCGGCCGCCGAGGGGACGAGGCTGCTCCTCAAGACCGACCTGGAGCCCGACGTCGCCAAGGCCCAGCTCGAAGCCCTCAAGACTTCGCTGGCCAACAACCGCGACATGCTCTTCGAGCGGATCGCCAACTTCGGCAGCACGGTCGCCTCGGAGACGCGGACGCTGGCCCTGATCGCCACCGTGGCGAGCTGGATCATCATCATCGTCTACCTCTGGTGGCGGTTCCACTCGTTCACGTACGGCCTGGCCGCCGTCCTCGCGGTCGTCCACGACGTGCTCATCACCCTGGGCGCCATCGCCGTCAGCTACTGGCTGGCCCTCGTGCCGGGTCTGAACACGCTGCTGATGATCGACCAGTTCAAGATCGACCTGCCGATCGTCGCGGCCTTCCTGACGCTCATCGGCTTCTCGGTGAACGACACCATCGTCATCTTCGACCGCATCCGGGAGATCAAGGGGAAGACGCCCCACCTGACCCCCAAGCTGGTCAACGACGCCATCAACCAGACCCTGAGCCGCACGGTCCTGACGTCGCTCACCGCCTGGCTCGTCGTGCTCGTCCTGTACGTGCTGGGCGGCGAGGGGTTGCACGGCTTCGCCTTCGCCCTGGTCGTCGGCTTCCTCAGCGGCACTTACAGCACGGTCTACATCGCCACCCCGATCCTCATCGACTGGATCGGCCACGAGGGCGACCACCTCGACGCCTCGATCAAGCCCGGCGACAAGCTCAAGGGCGTCGCCTCGCGCTGA
- the yajC gene encoding preprotein translocase subunit YajC codes for MPGLFDAIGPLLAQDAGAAPSNWTTLLFLLPIPLLFYFMIYMPQKEQEKKRRVMIDALKKNDKVVTAGGIYGTVISVDPASDRVVLRIDDDKGVKMSLTRSSVVRVLEGSTSE; via the coding sequence ATGCCAGGACTGTTCGACGCGATCGGCCCCCTCCTCGCCCAGGACGCGGGCGCGGCGCCCAGCAACTGGACGACGCTCCTGTTCCTGCTGCCGATCCCCCTGCTCTTCTACTTCATGATCTACATGCCGCAGAAGGAGCAGGAGAAGAAGCGGCGGGTGATGATCGACGCCCTGAAGAAGAACGACAAGGTGGTCACGGCCGGGGGCATCTACGGCACCGTGATCTCGGTCGACCCCGCGTCGGACCGGGTGGTGCTGCGGATCGACGACGACAAGGGGGTCAAGATGAGCCTGACCCGCTCCAGCGTCGTGCGGGTGCTGGAGGGATCGACGTCGGAGTGA
- the tgt gene encoding tRNA guanosine(34) transglycosylase Tgt → MSPEPTLEAPPRGVRPVRFTATARDAGSAARAGRLDTPHGPVETPAFMPVGTQATVKGLTPDQLREAGSRMLLANTYHLALRPGEETVAALGGLHRFMAWDGPILTDSGGFQVFSLAQRAKITDHGATFRSHLDGRLLELTPERAVAIQEALGADVAMCLDQCPALPAEKAEIARAVDRTIAWAARCQDARRRPDQALFGIVQGGAHEDLRGRCAEALIAMDFDGYAVGGVSVGESREEVRRALDVSVHLLPEDRPRYLMGVGRPQDLLDAVHAGIDMFDCVMPTRNGRNATCFTDAGPVKLRNAAHARDPRPLEEGCDCLACSRFSRGYLRHLFLAREMLGPILASIHNLAYLHRLTRRMREAIRAGRFVQLRLDVLEALGP, encoded by the coding sequence TTGAGCCCGGAACCCACCCTCGAAGCCCCCCCGCGCGGCGTCCGCCCCGTACGCTTCACCGCGACGGCGCGCGACGCCGGCTCGGCCGCCCGCGCGGGGAGGCTCGACACCCCCCACGGGCCCGTCGAGACCCCGGCGTTCATGCCGGTCGGCACCCAGGCGACCGTCAAGGGCCTGACCCCGGACCAGCTCCGCGAGGCCGGCTCGCGGATGCTCCTCGCCAACACCTACCACCTGGCCCTCCGCCCCGGCGAGGAGACGGTCGCGGCCCTGGGCGGCCTGCACCGCTTCATGGCCTGGGACGGCCCGATCCTGACCGACTCGGGCGGCTTCCAGGTCTTCAGCCTCGCCCAGCGGGCCAAGATCACCGACCACGGCGCGACCTTCCGCTCGCACCTCGACGGCCGCCTGCTGGAGCTGACCCCCGAGCGCGCCGTGGCGATCCAGGAGGCGCTCGGGGCCGACGTCGCCATGTGCCTCGACCAGTGCCCCGCCCTGCCGGCCGAGAAGGCCGAGATCGCCCGGGCCGTCGACCGCACGATCGCCTGGGCCGCCCGCTGCCAGGACGCCCGCCGCCGCCCCGACCAGGCCCTCTTCGGCATCGTCCAGGGGGGGGCCCACGAGGACCTCCGCGGCCGCTGCGCCGAGGCCCTGATCGCCATGGACTTCGACGGCTACGCGGTCGGCGGCGTGAGCGTCGGCGAGAGCCGCGAGGAGGTCCGGCGGGCCCTGGACGTCTCGGTGCACCTCCTGCCCGAGGATCGCCCGCGCTACCTGATGGGGGTCGGCCGGCCCCAGGACCTGCTCGACGCGGTGCACGCGGGGATCGACATGTTCGACTGCGTGATGCCGACCCGCAACGGCCGCAACGCGACGTGCTTCACCGACGCCGGCCCGGTCAAGCTCCGAAACGCGGCCCACGCCCGCGACCCCCGGCCGCTGGAGGAGGGCTGCGACTGCCTGGCCTGCTCGCGGTTCTCGCGGGGATACCTGCGGCACCTGTTCCTCGCCCGGGAAATGCTGGGGCCGATCCTGGCGTCGATCCACAACCTGGCCTACCTCCACCGCCTCACGCGTCGGATGCGCGAAGCGATACGGGCCGGTCGATTCGTCCAGTTGCGGTTGGACGTGCTTGAAGCCTTGGGACCCTAG
- a CDS encoding DNA-directed RNA polymerase subunit alpha C-terminal domain-containing protein, whose product MTEMMTTDVRAIMDRTPFDVSAVADLREVLNRDPSRYRTLRDAVATIRDREKKQASNTPEAHLRLGVGEVLLGRYAAGLDNLKRAGDLGMALYFQGLAFENLQKYREAAEAFAKSAKLGYDAKNSELRRAGSLRRLGQMDVANGKSEEAAGKLEEAKKILHGLEKSVGSSAEFHFQQGAILAAEGELELAAGELEKALNLDRDHNGALFELAYINDLYGNDEAAVDFYKRCTERPPVPLAAWINLGVLYEDEMKFRDAEQCYRHVLEYEPNHPRARLFVKDCQASKGMYYDEEAEKGYTVLKQLLEIPVTDFELSVRSRNCLRKMNIRTLGDLTRTTEAALLASKNFGETSLAEIKEMMRSKGVRLGMALEGAERGGPGGVDHRAEPPQEVSPELQAMLGKPISELSLSVRARKCMSKLNLQTVGDLTKRSGDDLLECKNFGVTSLNEVRDKLSALGLKLKND is encoded by the coding sequence ATGACTGAGATGATGACCACGGACGTCCGCGCGATCATGGATCGCACGCCCTTCGATGTTTCGGCCGTCGCCGACCTGCGCGAGGTGCTCAACCGCGACCCGTCCCGCTACCGGACCCTCCGCGACGCCGTGGCGACGATCCGCGACCGCGAGAAGAAGCAGGCCAGCAACACCCCGGAGGCCCACCTCCGGCTGGGCGTCGGCGAGGTCCTGTTGGGCCGCTACGCCGCCGGCCTGGACAACCTCAAGCGCGCCGGCGACCTGGGCATGGCGCTCTACTTCCAGGGCCTCGCGTTCGAGAACCTCCAGAAGTACCGGGAGGCCGCCGAAGCCTTCGCGAAGTCGGCCAAGCTGGGCTACGACGCCAAGAACTCGGAACTCCGCCGCGCCGGCTCGCTGCGTCGGCTGGGCCAGATGGACGTGGCCAACGGCAAGTCCGAAGAGGCCGCCGGCAAGCTCGAAGAGGCCAAGAAGATCCTCCACGGCCTGGAGAAGTCGGTCGGCTCGTCGGCCGAGTTCCACTTCCAGCAGGGCGCCATCCTCGCCGCCGAGGGCGAGCTGGAGCTGGCCGCCGGCGAGCTGGAGAAGGCGCTGAACCTCGACCGCGACCACAACGGCGCGCTCTTCGAGCTGGCCTACATCAACGACCTCTACGGCAACGACGAGGCCGCCGTCGACTTCTACAAGCGCTGCACCGAGCGCCCCCCCGTCCCGCTCGCCGCCTGGATCAACCTGGGCGTGCTGTACGAGGACGAGATGAAGTTCCGCGACGCCGAGCAGTGCTATCGCCACGTCCTCGAGTACGAGCCCAACCACCCCCGCGCCCGGCTGTTCGTCAAGGACTGCCAGGCCAGCAAGGGGATGTACTACGACGAGGAGGCCGAGAAGGGCTACACGGTCCTCAAGCAGCTGCTCGAGATCCCCGTCACCGACTTCGAGCTCTCGGTCCGCAGCCGCAACTGCCTGCGGAAGATGAACATCCGGACGCTCGGCGACCTGACGCGGACGACCGAGGCGGCCCTGCTCGCCTCCAAGAACTTCGGCGAGACCTCGCTCGCCGAGATCAAGGAGATGATGCGGTCCAAGGGCGTCCGCCTGGGCATGGCCCTCGAAGGCGCCGAGCGCGGCGGCCCCGGCGGCGTCGACCATCGCGCCGAGCCCCCGCAGGAGGTCTCGCCCGAGCTGCAGGCGATGCTGGGCAAGCCGATCAGCGAGCTGAGCCTCTCGGTCCGGGCCCGCAAGTGCATGAGCAAGCTCAACCTGCAGACCGTCGGCGACCTCACCAAGCGGTCCGGCGACGACCTGCTGGAGTGCAAGAACTTCGGCGTCACCTCGCTCAACGAGGTCCGCGACAAGCTCTCGGCGCTCGGCCTGAAGCTCAAGAACGACTGA
- a CDS encoding DUF1559 domain-containing protein, with amino-acid sequence MPASASQSRSGFTLIELLVVIAIIAVLIALLLPAVQSAREAARRIQCTNNLKQIGLAVYNFESSNGKLPDGWGPAPNGGVPGQEGNQGNSRPNVQALILGYMEQANLYGAFNFQLDVNAQAGNGTARLQQVSAYLCPSDPSLERIGGTGNNNYFASLGATASQRLGADTTVGEETDSTRAGLFNIRLNATAPRGNPDWQKIMAGVRLADITDGTSNTAMFAEIKRSRLPNGSGTGQAADHPDRVFYFGTGFDNGAVKLPECNGPGSSLAYRGMQYYRQLPITTTYTHTVPPNYRGWDCGSSNFFAAHIAARSYHSGGVNVLFGDGSVHFIKDAINPTVWRALGTRAAGEVVSSDQY; translated from the coding sequence ATGCCCGCGTCCGCGAGTCAGTCGAGGTCGGGATTCACGCTGATCGAGCTGCTGGTGGTCATCGCGATCATCGCGGTGCTCATCGCGCTCTTGCTCCCCGCCGTGCAGTCCGCCCGCGAGGCGGCCCGGCGGATCCAGTGCACCAACAACCTCAAGCAGATCGGACTGGCGGTCTACAACTTCGAGTCGTCCAACGGCAAGCTCCCCGACGGCTGGGGGCCGGCGCCGAACGGCGGCGTCCCGGGCCAGGAGGGGAACCAGGGGAACAGCCGGCCCAACGTCCAGGCGCTGATCCTGGGCTACATGGAGCAGGCGAACCTGTACGGGGCGTTCAACTTCCAGCTCGACGTCAACGCCCAGGCCGGCAACGGCACCGCCCGCCTCCAGCAGGTCTCGGCCTATCTCTGCCCGTCGGATCCCTCGCTGGAGCGGATCGGCGGGACCGGGAACAACAACTACTTCGCCAGCCTGGGGGCGACGGCCAGCCAGCGGCTGGGGGCGGACACGACCGTCGGCGAGGAGACCGACTCCACGCGGGCCGGCCTCTTCAACATCCGGCTCAACGCCACCGCGCCCCGCGGGAACCCCGATTGGCAGAAGATCATGGCCGGGGTCCGGCTGGCCGACATCACCGACGGCACCTCGAACACGGCGATGTTCGCCGAGATCAAGCGGTCGAGGCTCCCCAACGGCAGCGGGACCGGCCAGGCCGCCGACCACCCGGACCGCGTCTTCTACTTCGGGACCGGGTTCGACAACGGCGCCGTGAAGCTGCCCGAGTGCAACGGGCCGGGGTCCAGCCTGGCCTACCGGGGGATGCAGTACTACCGCCAGCTCCCGATCACCACGACCTACACCCACACGGTCCCGCCCAATTACCGGGGATGGGACTGCGGGTCGTCGAACTTCTTCGCCGCCCACATCGCCGCGCGAAGCTACCACTCGGGGGGCGTGAACGTCCTCTTCGGCGACGGATCGGTCCACTTCATCAAGGATGCGATCAACCCCACGGTCTGGCGAGCCCTCGGCACCCGGGCCGCCGGCGAGGTCGTCAGCTCGGATCAATATTGA
- a CDS encoding DUF1559 domain-containing protein produces MRRPRAGFTLIELLVVIAIIAVLIALLLPAVQSAREAARRIQCVNNLKQLGLAVANYEGSQGVLPPSVVVAKNGAGFWSNGWSINGRLLPYLEQNAAFNSVNFTLNYSAADNATVSQLVIAGYICPSERRPEPRPTATGRYGVASYNWNVGDWYVFGGLSASAQGRGAFGANRSRRFAEFTDGLSNTVWTSEVKTYQNMLTKCTLSTVLEPGSIPSPVADPYSAVPEYKSGACTLNDHGHGEWVDGAALETGFTTAWPPNKVILGGPTMVDVDIVGVGEKSGGPTYAAITSRSYHAGGVNSLFGDGSVRFIKSSIDGNTWRSLGSVAGGEVISSDSF; encoded by the coding sequence ATGCGTCGACCCCGCGCCGGCTTCACGCTGATCGAGTTGTTGGTCGTCATCGCGATCATCGCCGTCCTGATCGCCCTGCTCCTGCCGGCCGTGCAGTCGGCGCGGGAGGCGGCCCGACGCATCCAATGCGTCAACAACCTGAAGCAGCTCGGCCTGGCGGTGGCGAACTACGAGGGGAGCCAGGGCGTCCTGCCGCCGTCGGTGGTGGTGGCGAAGAACGGCGCGGGCTTCTGGTCGAACGGTTGGAGCATCAACGGCCGCCTGCTGCCGTACCTGGAGCAGAACGCGGCGTTCAACTCGGTCAACTTCACGCTCAACTATTCGGCGGCGGACAACGCGACGGTCTCGCAGCTGGTGATCGCCGGGTACATCTGCCCGAGCGAGCGTCGGCCCGAGCCGAGGCCCACGGCGACCGGCCGGTACGGGGTGGCCAGCTACAACTGGAACGTGGGCGACTGGTACGTCTTCGGCGGGCTGTCGGCCTCGGCGCAGGGGCGGGGGGCGTTCGGCGCGAACCGGAGTCGACGGTTCGCGGAGTTCACCGACGGCCTGAGCAATACGGTCTGGACCTCGGAGGTCAAGACGTACCAGAACATGCTCACGAAGTGCACCCTGTCCACGGTGCTCGAGCCGGGCTCGATCCCGTCGCCGGTGGCGGATCCTTATTCGGCGGTCCCCGAGTACAAGTCGGGCGCGTGCACGCTCAACGACCACGGCCACGGCGAGTGGGTCGACGGCGCGGCGCTGGAGACGGGGTTCACGACGGCCTGGCCGCCCAACAAGGTGATCCTGGGCGGGCCGACGATGGTCGACGTCGACATCGTGGGCGTGGGCGAGAAGTCCGGCGGGCCGACCTACGCGGCGATCACGTCGCGGAGCTACCACGCGGGCGGCGTCAACTCGCTGTTCGGCGACGGCTCCGTCCGGTTCATCAAGAGCAGCATCGACGGCAACACCTGGCGGTCCCTGGGCAGCGTGGCCGGCGGCGAGGTGATCTCCTCCGACTCCTTCTGA
- a CDS encoding tetratricopeptide repeat protein — protein MARRRPERRPNRPSPAARAGEIPKPAPARRVRWLIGAVGVAVAALGVVFIASRTDLGWLRRRAEAASAKKDWNGALALWRGVNASPAATAATWLEEGRACLALGRAAQGEAALRRATEIDPGAVRAWVLRLEILRVEDRWIDAAALGWRAFEAVAPEDRAAVLRELTLAALADLPDDLARDTLKKWIAADPDDFEAEAALLRRIGSDPRSDDPDQPARQARLEALTAKHPDRPGPREALATLLADGGDVGRGRGVLDAWPPAARDARYDRLRGRWDLEYEGRPEEAAAAFRRALDAAPHDWRTHYRLARALTILGRRDEAAAAARATARIREALDPMTLGPALEDALEKVERPSPRATIAEACARVGLERLARAWRDLPAAAAPGPAQPAAGWGTSRPTP, from the coding sequence ATGGCTCGTCGTCGTCCCGAACGCCGTCCGAATCGGCCGTCCCCGGCGGCTCGCGCGGGGGAGATCCCGAAGCCGGCCCCGGCGCGTCGGGTTCGATGGCTGATCGGGGCGGTCGGGGTCGCGGTCGCGGCCCTGGGCGTCGTCTTCATCGCGAGCCGCACGGACCTCGGCTGGCTCCGGCGGCGGGCCGAAGCGGCCTCGGCGAAGAAGGATTGGAACGGGGCGCTGGCGCTCTGGCGGGGGGTGAACGCCTCGCCGGCGGCGACGGCCGCGACGTGGCTGGAGGAGGGCCGGGCCTGCCTGGCCCTGGGACGGGCCGCGCAGGGCGAGGCGGCCCTGCGCAGGGCGACGGAGATCGACCCGGGAGCCGTCCGGGCGTGGGTCCTGCGGCTGGAGATCCTCCGCGTCGAGGACCGCTGGATCGACGCCGCCGCGCTGGGCTGGCGGGCGTTCGAAGCGGTCGCGCCCGAGGACCGGGCGGCGGTGCTCCGCGAATTGACCCTGGCCGCGCTCGCCGACCTGCCCGACGACCTGGCGCGAGACACGCTCAAGAAGTGGATCGCCGCCGACCCGGACGACTTCGAGGCCGAGGCCGCCCTGCTGCGGCGGATCGGCTCCGACCCCAGGTCCGACGACCCCGACCAGCCGGCCCGCCAGGCGCGGCTGGAGGCGTTGACCGCGAAGCATCCCGACCGCCCCGGCCCGCGCGAGGCGCTGGCGACGCTGCTGGCCGACGGCGGCGACGTCGGCCGCGGCCGCGGGGTGCTCGACGCCTGGCCCCCGGCCGCCCGCGACGCCCGCTACGATCGGCTCCGCGGCCGCTGGGACCTGGAATACGAGGGCCGGCCCGAGGAGGCCGCCGCGGCCTTCCGGCGGGCGCTCGACGCGGCCCCCCACGACTGGCGGACGCATTACCGCCTGGCGCGGGCCCTGACGATCCTGGGCCGGCGCGACGAGGCGGCGGCGGCGGCGCGGGCGACGGCCCGGATCCGCGAGGCGCTCGACCCGATGACGCTCGGGCCGGCGCTCGAGGACGCGCTGGAGAAGGTCGAGCGGCCGTCGCCGCGGGCGACGATCGCCGAGGCCTGCGCCCGGGTCGGCCTGGAACGCCTGGCCCGGGCGTGGCGCGATCTGCCGGCGGCGGCCGCCCCGGGCCCGGCTCAGCCTGCGGCGGGCTGGGGGACGAGCCGGCCGACGCCGTGA
- a CDS encoding UDP-glucose dehydrogenase family protein, producing MKIAVIGTGYVGLVQGTCLAESGNDVVCIDKLADKVEGLKQGKIPIYEPGLAELVHRNYRDGRLKFTTELAAGIADAEIVFIAVGTPQGDDGGADLSGVWAVGRQVAEALQSPKVIVIKSTVPVGTNAELTRRMKEVAKVPFDVANNPEFLKEGAAIEDFNKPDRIVIGVRRPEVAESLHELYAPFLRTDRPFLVMSPESAEMTKYVANCLLATKISFINEMANLCEAYKADVNDVRRGIGHDQRIGFHFLHPGVGYGGSCFPKDIRAVIHMAQTRGLESRMMLAVDEVNEAQKQVLVRKVTEHFKGDLAGKTIGVWGLAFKPRTDDIREAPALVLIDALLAQGAQVRVHDPEAIPNVRAIYGDKIVYCDRPYGAVEGADALVIATEWNEFRNPDFEIIKRLLHQPVVFDGRNVFDPERMVELGFTYHGVGRLVPQPAAG from the coding sequence TTGAAAATCGCAGTGATCGGGACGGGATACGTCGGATTGGTCCAGGGGACCTGCCTGGCCGAGAGCGGCAACGACGTCGTCTGCATCGACAAGCTGGCGGACAAGGTCGAGGGGCTGAAGCAGGGCAAGATCCCGATCTACGAGCCGGGCCTGGCCGAGCTGGTGCACCGCAATTACCGCGACGGCCGCCTCAAGTTCACCACCGAGCTGGCCGCCGGCATCGCCGACGCCGAGATCGTCTTCATCGCGGTCGGCACCCCCCAGGGCGACGACGGCGGCGCGGACCTCTCGGGGGTCTGGGCCGTGGGCCGCCAGGTGGCCGAGGCGCTCCAGAGCCCCAAGGTGATCGTCATCAAGAGCACGGTCCCGGTGGGCACCAACGCCGAGCTGACCCGCCGCATGAAGGAGGTCGCCAAGGTCCCCTTCGACGTCGCCAACAACCCCGAGTTCCTCAAGGAAGGCGCCGCGATCGAGGACTTCAACAAGCCCGACCGCATCGTCATCGGCGTCCGCCGCCCCGAGGTCGCCGAGTCGCTGCACGAGCTGTACGCCCCGTTCCTCCGCACCGACCGGCCGTTCCTGGTCATGTCGCCCGAGAGCGCCGAGATGACCAAGTACGTCGCCAACTGCCTGCTGGCGACCAAGATCAGCTTCATCAACGAGATGGCCAACCTCTGCGAGGCCTACAAGGCCGACGTCAACGACGTCCGCCGGGGGATCGGCCACGACCAGCGCATCGGGTTCCACTTCCTGCACCCGGGCGTCGGCTACGGCGGCAGCTGCTTCCCCAAGGACATCCGCGCGGTCATCCACATGGCCCAGACCCGCGGCCTGGAGTCGCGGATGATGCTCGCGGTCGACGAGGTCAACGAGGCCCAGAAGCAGGTCCTCGTCCGCAAGGTGACCGAGCACTTCAAGGGCGACCTGGCCGGCAAGACGATCGGCGTCTGGGGCCTGGCGTTCAAGCCCCGGACCGACGACATCCGCGAGGCCCCCGCCCTCGTCCTGATCGACGCCCTGCTCGCCCAGGGGGCGCAGGTGCGGGTGCACGATCCCGAGGCCATCCCCAACGTCCGGGCGATCTACGGCGACAAGATCGTCTACTGCGACCGCCCCTACGGCGCCGTCGAGGGGGCCGACGCCCTGGTGATCGCCACCGAGTGGAACGAGTTCCGCAACCCGGACTTCGAGATCATCAAGCGGCTCCTGCATCAGCCGGTGGTCTTCGACGGCCGCAACGTCTTCGACCCCGAGCGCATGGTCGAGCTGGGCTTCACCTATCACGGCGTCGGCCGGCTCGTCCCCCAGCCCGCCGCAGGCTGA